Proteins encoded within one genomic window of Lynx canadensis isolate LIC74 chromosome B4, mLynCan4.pri.v2, whole genome shotgun sequence:
- the PHF5A gene encoding PHD finger-like domain-containing protein 5A encodes MAKHHPDLIFCRKQAGVAIGRLCEKCDGKCVICDSYVRPCTLVRICDECNYGSYQGRCVICGGPGVSDAYYCKECTIQEKDRDGCPKIVNLGSSKTDLFYERKKYGFKKR; translated from the exons ATGGCCAAACATCATCCGGATTTGATCTTTTGCCGCAAGCAGGCTGGTGTTG CTATCGGAAGACTGTGTGAGAAAT GTGATGGCAAGTGTGTGATCTGTGACTCCTACGTGCGTCCCTGCACTCTGGTGCGCATATGTGATGAGTGTAATTATGGCTCTTACCAAGGGCGCTGTGTGATCTGTGGAGGCCCTGGAGTTTCTGATGCCTATTACTGTAAGGAGTGCACCATCCAAGAGAAGGAT agagatGGCTGCCCAAAGATTGTCAATTTGGGGAGCTCTAAGACAGATCTCTTCTATGAACGCAAAAAATACGGCTTCAAGAAGAGGTGA
- the TOB2 gene encoding protein Tob2 codes for MQLEIKVALNFIISYLYNKLPRRRADLFGEELERLLKKKYEGHWYPDKPLKGSGFRCVHIGEIVDPVVELAAKRSGLAVEDVRANVPEELSVWIDPFEVSYQIGEKGAVKVLYLDDSEGCVAPELDKEFKSSFNPDAQVFVPIGSQDSSLSNSPSPSFGQSPSPTFIPRSAQPITFTTASFAATKFGSTKMKKGGAAANGGGMAGGGASGQQPPQQQPRMARSPTNNLLKHKSLSLSLHSLNFIAANPAPQSQLSPNAKEFVYNGGSPSLFFDGADGGGSGAGTCNSSGFDVAQVFGGGTNSLFLEKTPFVEGLSYNLSTMQYPSQPFQPVVLAN; via the coding sequence ATGCAGCTGGAGATCAAAGTGGCCCTGAACTTTATCATCTCCTACTTGTATAATAAGCTGCCCCGGCGCCGGGCAGACCTGTTTGGGGAGGAGCTTGAGCggctcttgaaaaagaaatatgaaggcCACTGGTACCCTGACAAGCCACTGAAGGGCTCTGGCTTCCGCTGTGTTCACATCGGGGAGATCGTGGACCCCGTGGTGGAGCTGGCCGCCAAGCGGAGCGGCCTGGCAGTGGAGGATGTACGGGCCAATGTGCCTGAAGAGCTGAGCGTCTGGATCGACCCTTTCGAGGTGTCCTACCAGATCGGTGAGAAGGGGGCAGTGAAAGTGCTGTACCTGGATGACAGCGAGGGCTGTGTTGCACCAGAGCTGGACAAGGAGTTCAAGAGCAGTTTCAACCCTGATGCCCAGGTCTTCGTGCCCATCGGCAGCCAGGACAGCTCCCTTTCCAACTCCCCGTCACCATCCTTCGGCCAGTCACCCAGCCCCACTTTCATCCCCCGCTCCGCCCAGCCCATCACCTTCACCACTGCCTCCTTCGCTGCCACCAAGTTTGGCTCCACCAAGATGAAGAAGGGGGGTGCGGCAGCAAATGGCGGGGGCATGGCCGGCGGCGGGGCAAGTGGCCAGCAGCCTCCCCAGCAGCAGCCCCGCATGGCCCGCTCTCCCACCAACAACCTGCTGAAGCACAAGagcctctctttgtctctgcacTCGCTGAACTTCATTGCGGCCAACCCGGCCCCTCAGTCCCAGCTCTCCCCCAATGCCAAGGAGTTCGTGTACAACGGGGGCTCTCCCAGCCTCTTCTTTGACGGGGCCGATGGCGGGGGCAGTGGGGCCGGCACGTGCAACAGCAGCGGCTTCGACGTGGCCCAGGTATTTGGAGGCGGCACCAACAGCCTCTTCCTGGAGAAGACCCCCTTCGTGGAAGGCCTCAGCTACAACCTGAGCACCATGCAGTACCCCAGCCAGCCCTTCCAGCCGGTTGTGCTGGCCAACTGA